The genomic interval GTCGGGCATCCCTGGGCATATTGGAAGGGAGGGCTGGCTTATTGGCTGGCAGGATTAGAGGAGCTAAAAATGTGGGAGGAGAGGGCTGAGGATGGATAAGAGCCAAAGACAAAGTGAGGTAGACGTGTCAGTGGGAGGGGCGGGTCTAGGTCATGTCTGGAGAGGCAGGTGATGCAGGGCAAGCTCAGTCCTGCTCAGTTATGGGCTCTTCACCTAAAGCCTTGCACAGTCTTCCCAGTGTCTAAAACAGTCAGAAACAGGGCCGCCTGTGACCATATTTAATTTCTATACCAAAGGTTTACTAGTTTTGGCTTCAGCAGCATCAGCCTCTTCACTATTTTTATAATACTTCAAGGAGACTCCTACCCTAGGGCCTTTGCACATATGGCCCCTTTCTGTCTAGGATGATGTTTGTTTTGTGAACTTTCTAATGAGATATAAATATGCCAGATAGGGCACTAATAGCAGACCTACAGTACCATTCCACCAGAGTTCGGCTTCGCCTTACTTAACAGTGTGGGTAACCCCCAAACAGCCAGACCTCAAACTCACCTCACCATGAACAGCAATTTCTCCGTAGCTACAAAGATAGAGTCCTCCCTTCAGCTGGTATTCCACACACCACCATGAGACCATGTGCAGCTCGGGTAGGTGTAGGACAGAGTGATGGGACTCTCAGGTGAGGGTCTAATGACCCTCCCCAGTCCCTTCTTTATGAGGGACTGTCACAAGGCCTGATTTTTGAGAATCTCTTGCAAAGAAGTAGTCATGGATGCTTTGGTGGCAGTGACAATGGCTGCTAGGCTGGGAGGACAAGCCTTTATCTTTTCTGATTGTTGCTCAGATGCCCAGCATGACCCCTGTCAAGTCTGGCTTGGTAAAGGGCTTTGGGGTGAACCATCAGGGCTTTTCCTTCATCAGTTACCTAACTCCCATTGTACAGATGAGGGAACTGAGGGAAACCTGTCCAGGGTCTGCACCCACTGATGCATGGAAACCAGAACCTGTTGCCTGTGTGGGGTGTCTGTCTTTGGAGTTTATCAACCTCTGTTCTGCAGAGTGGGGATCTGGCAGTGTTTGAGCCTCAAGTGTTCCCAAGCATCCCATGTCCTTAGGTGACCGCTTTGTCTCCGTTTCCTCAGGATGTATTTCTGAGCCTGTTGTGGTTCCTGATGGCCCTCGAAGCGAGTCTGTGGAAGGAAGCCCTTTCCGTCCTTCACACTCCTCCTCGGCGGTGTTCGATGAAGACAAGCCGATAGCCAGCAGCGGGACTTACAACTTAGACTTTGACAGCATCGAGCTAGTGGATAACTTTCAGAGCTTGGAGCCATGCTCTGCAGACTATAAGGGTCAGGAGTGTAAAGTGAGCACACGGAGGAAATCCACCGAGTCCGTGCCACCCTCCAAGTCCACGCTGTCCCGCTCGCTCAGCCTGCAAGCCAGCGACTTTGACGGTGCTTCTTGCCCCGGCAGCCCTGAAGCTGGGACCCTTGCTACAGATGCATGTGGCACAGGATCCAACAGTGCTTCCAGCACCCTTAAGCGAACTAAAAAAACACGGCCACcttcattaaaaaagaaacaagccaCCAAGAAACCCACAGAAACCCCCCCAGTGAAGGAGACCCAACAGGAGCCAGATGAAGAGAGTCCAGTTCCCAGTGAGGAACACTTAGCACCAGAGACAAAGACGGAGTCAGCCACACCTGAGGGCACTGGTTGCACATTGTCAGAAGAGAGTCCGCTGGAGTCCACTGCAGTGCCCACAGCCACCTGTCCTCTGActttggagagtacagaagacgTTAGCCCTCCAGTTTCTGGAGGTGGCAGAGTGCAGAACTCACCCCCTGTGGGGAGAAAATCAGTGCCTCTTACCACAGCCTCTGAGGCAGTGGAGGTGACCCTGTCGGATAGTGGGGGGCAAGAGGACTTGCCTGCCAAAGGGCTGTCGGTGAGGCTGGAATTTGACTATTCTGAGGACAAGGGAAGTTGGGAGAGTCAGCAGGAAAACGCCCCTCCCACCAAAAAGATAGGCAAGAAGCCAGTTGCCAAAATGCCCCTAAGGAGGCCAAAGATGAAAAAGACCCCCGAGAAACTTGACaacactcctgcctcaccgccAAGGTCCCCTACTGAACCCAGTGACACTCCGATTGCTAAAGGTACCTACACCTTTGATATAGACAAGTGGGATGACCCCAATTTTAATCCATTTTCCTCCACCTCAAAAATGCAAGAGTCTCCCAAACTGTCCCAACAATCATACAACTTTGACCCTGACGCCTGTGAAGAGTCCCTTGACCCCTTTAAGGCATCCTCTAAGACCCCAAGCTCACCTTCTAAGTCCCCAGCCTCTTTCGAGATCCCAGCCAGCACCATTGAAGCAGACGGGGATGGGTTGAATAAACCTGCCAAGAAGAAGAAGACTCCCCTGAAGACGTAAGTTGAAGGAGGGAGGCGGTAAGGGCTGTGAGTGGGTGTGCGTTCCTGTGACTTTTAGTCCTATGCCTGAGAATCCCCAGCTGCCCTTGTCCTGCCCTCTGTTGCTGTGGTGACACCATCTTTGTGGccgtttctctttctctccacagcCTCAGTGGTTTTATCTTCCCATCCTGGAATCCACAGAGcccttgatattttttttttttttttttttttttttttttttttttttttttttttttacctcaataAGTCAGTGTCTTGAAGTTTTATGTTTACCCCCTGATGACCTTTCAACTCCTGGGGAGTATGGGAAGTTCCAGAGAAAAGGAGCAGACATGAGAGACCTGGCCACCTTTCTTTGGGGGGGCTGAACTTTTCCCTGGTTAGCATATGCAATGCCTCTGGATAAACTGGGATATACACCCTGCAAAATAATGTTAAATGTCCAGAAGTTGTCTCTACCTGCTAATGTGACTTTAACTCAGGGACATCATATGGTCCCAGGCTGCAGGAAGCCCTGGATGGAAAGCTGCTTCTTGCCCTCTGATAAGCCTGCAAGGAACAGACTCTTTAACTGGGcacggtggtgcatgcctttaatcccagcacttggagggcagaggtgagaaggagaggggaaaggaagggaaagggacaAAGAAACAGACTCTTTGCTGCCCACCTTCTCTCTAGTCATCTTTTCCAAACAAGACTTGAAAGTTGTTCTAAGACCAGAAGAGATTAGTGCAACCTAAATGGGGGAAGCAGACCTACCTACATTCTATAGGAAGAATGGCTTTTGTCCATAAACACTTGTCCGAGACATTTCCCCTAGATGTGTGGGTGCCCTGGCACTCATCCTGGGGAGCCCAGCTTTGTTGGCCATAGGTCCATTACTGAGGACCATGTGCAGGCTTGCTATAGACATTCTAGCTCTCGTGGGAAGCATCAACTGTAATTTAATCAGGTGGAAGAGACGTCCCCCATCCCAGGGCAGAGGACCATGCCCCTAGTACTGGCCCCTCTGGGACTGCTttgcttggggaaaaaaaaagaaaaagaaaaaaatatattatgtattatattgaatcatatataattttttattgaaaatacgtGTTTTCTCTACAGTATATTTTCATTATAGTTTCCCTCCCtgaactcctcccagatccttcctacCTCCCCACTCACCAAATCAACATagaccttttattttaaaagtggaaaaTACCCACAAATGTCTACACTTCAACACCATAGCTTGGAAAGAGAGTCATTGGAGCCACTCCCTTCTTCTGACCCAGGATAGTATAATACATCCCCAGGCGCTTCCCCCTTGTTTGTTAGAGCTAAGGAGGGTTGAGGAAGCTGACCCTGCGTCCTGGTCTCACCCCTTGTATATGTGGGTCTGCTGATTTGGAAGACTCTACGTGTGGAGGCAGAACTCTTAGGTTTCAGCCCCCTGGATGTCCAgaagctggagaagaagctgtATCCAGACAGTCCCTTCCCAGAAGGCCGCCCTGGCCCTGTTGGAGCAGAGTCCTCTATGGACGGCTATATCCTAACCCACTAGAGCCCAGTGTCTGCAGAATTATCTTTTTTGTcagttccttctgtctgtctctcttctttgtcttcttgtcTTAGGATGGTTGAAGATGTGATGTCTGTGTGTTCTCTGTTGTAAGTAAATTTAATGTACTCTGCCTCTTGCACCCAGTGTGGGGCTTCTGTCTTGCTTCTGCTCGCAAGCCCTCTCCCTTTGTTCTCTGTGGTGACTGCTGTATTTCTGTGTAAAGCTTGGGAATGATGGGTGCAGGGCTCCCCTGAACCCAaggttacttttctgtttcatCTCCACACTGTGATTAGCATGAGACTGCTTGGCTGGGAAAAGGGAAAGGTGATCACTGCTGCCTGCTTGTCTGTAACAACCCTTCCCCCTgcttggtatttatttatttatttatttatttatttatttctaaatcttCATCAGAAGTCTATACATTGCTTTTTAACTCTTCATTCCATTCCTTTTTGCTGTAAGTTGGGCTGGCGGGTGACTGCTTGCAGTAGCAGGATGCTTTTATGTTAAAGCACTGCGTGAAGCCTGGCCAGAGACCACCAAGACTGGTTCTTGTGTTGTGAAGTACAACCATCTGGACTCTTGCAAATTCATTTTTTCAGAAATCTGAGAGGATGTGGGATCAGCTCAGAGCGAAGCCCACAGCTGAAATCCATTGCTAGAGTGGTCACTTACGTCTAGGCTGGATGTTAACCTTTCAGATCGGTGGGTAGCTTTGCCAGGCATTAATGCAGCTGGCTACCTTGTATGCCTCTGGTGCTCTGTATCCTAGCCAGGGCTCTGAACCTATGTGCTTTCTCCCCGCCCTTTCAGGGGAAGCTGACCTGGACCCAGGCTTCTggcagctcccctcccccattgaGTCTCCCAATGCTGGCCTACTCACGCAGCTTATTTAGTATTTAGTCACTTAGCAACTACAAAacagttatatatttatatgcatgaaTAAATATATGCCTTATGTTGGGACTAGACTGTTTTTATGGTAAATGCCATAAATGCAATAAATAAccatttatggtaattttttTAATGATCAAATGCCATTGTTGGAGTGTTCTATTTGAGAGTACACAAGGAAGGAACCTGGGTGCCAGATTTCTGTACCGACTTAGCTAATATGGAAAATAGAGGTGTGTGGTGGAGTTAAAGTTAgggacccccccacacacacctatgCTCCAGCTTTGCCAGGTTCTAAAACCATACTGGGGAGGGctggaaaacagaagggaagggcCAGTTTGCAGGTTGGAGgccttcatttttttattataaaaatgaccCCAAGAGCACGGTGACTAATGAACCAAGTAGTACTGTTTATGCTAAACTGGAATAGTATATACAATACTGCTTATGCCAAAACCATCCCTTTCTCCTGAGGCCAGTCTGATACTCCACCTCCATTACCTtgtatgaagaaagaaagagagagaaaggaaggaaggacggaaggaaggaaggaaggaagacagacagacagacagacagacaggaaaaggaaagaaaacaaaaaatagtgtAGAATCTGGTCCATTAACCATAGCCAGGGGAAAACATAAAATACCATCTTTCTCATCTCTGCCTCCAGTCAGAATCCTACCCAGCGTCTTCCAGAGCAGGACCCATTGTGCTCTCTGTTCCCGTGTACAAAGGGCTCACGGGATCCTCACAGGATCCAgagcttttctgtttctgtgtgagCTCCTCTGGCTGTTCATTAAGAGCTGTCTCTCCTTGCACATGTGCAGATTGGATGCTGTTAATTAGTGCCTTAAGCACACAGCCCTCCCCCAGCCTCAGCTGCCTCAGCAGTTAGGCTCCGCACCACAACTGGGCTTTTATAAAAGTAAGAGCGGTTAGTTAAATttagctgcatttttttttttctgggtcagCTCTCCAAAATGGCTTGTCTTTAAAGGTTTCCACCTTGGTGGGTCTTTCCCTAGGGGGGCAAAAGTACTATCAGTTAAAAAGTCAGAATGAGCTGTTGCCACAGATCCCTATAGCTGGGGTTTGGCAGGCCGGAGGGCTGGGAAGTTACCAGGTGCTTGGGAATGACCTGTGAccctattttatttacatttcctgtTTTATTTACAGTGACACATTTAGGGTGAAGAAGTCTCCAAAGCGGTCTCCTCTGTCTGATCCGCCTTCTCAGGTACGGCCCTCCCTGATCAGTATTACACTGCTGGGCAGGGAATTAATGctgctttgtgtgtgcatatacaccaggtacatgtacacacacacaccatgcatgcatatatgcgtATACACActcgtgcacatgtgcacatattccATGCACATACACCAAAACAGGCAGAACTAACTTTGGCAGGGCTTAGGGTGTGTGCTGAGGGGAGTCAGTTGTGAAGTGAGAGCTAGCTGCATTTTATAGCAGGGATTCTTCTAGTCCATTCTAGCCATTAAACCTGCTGAGACCTTGTATCAAGTTGAGAGATTCTTTTGAAAAATGGGTGAAAACTGAATATGTATCAGGAATAACAGGTTTTGCCATCAGAATTACAGCAGGAAAATGAGGGAAGCTTACCCTGAAGAAATGGtagcttggggctggagagatgactcagtggttaaaagcacttgctgctcttgccagggatccaagttcagttcccagcacccacatggtggttcataactgtCTGTACAAAAGTtctaacattctcttctggcctctgtggatatatatatacacacacacacatatacacacacaccacttatacatataaaataaatttttcccTCTTGGCTGTGTTTCTAATAAGCTCATGCCATGTCTTCCACCCCCTTTATAGACCAAGGAAGGTAATCAATCCTCAGGCAGGCTTGCTATTATTCCGGGTGATAAGACAAGTTGATCTTCAGATTCAAACCAGCTTCAGTTGCTGACCAGGTGGAACTAGGACCTTAGCTCCAGGCATAGGAGACTTCAGGTGCAATGGTAGCTCCTGAGTTCTCCCTGCCCTGTACAATGGCAGTAAAATCCCCTTCTTTCTCCAAAAGGACTGCTGTGAAGACTGTTAGACAGTTGCTGATACTGCTGTATAACTAACTGGGTTGTCTCTGACAACCAAGATAGAgacttattgttttgttttcgagacagggtctcactctagctctgactggcctggtacttattacatagcccaggctagcctcagtctCTTAGTATTGGGATCACAGCTGTGAACCACTATgagactttttgttgttgtcagtgctggggattgaactcagggctgtGTCCCTGCAAGACAAACACCATACCATGGAGCCACATCTCTAGACCTTGCAGAAAGAGTCCTATACTATAGCCCAGTTTAGTCTCACAGTCCcagctgtcctcctgcctcagcttctcaaatgctaggattataggcaggaGTCACCATGtccaattttttataaaaaaatttactatttaattaactaattttgaAAGCCCATGGTCACCCCCTGAAATCAACCATCAGTAAAGGAGATCATAGAGGAAAGAGGGTGCTTCCTTGAGAGGCCCTGTGGATCAGAGTCCCAAGGGAACAGATGGAGGGGTTTCTctggcttttggggggaggggggatgattTCTGATCAGGAGACTGGGTGAAAGAAAAGGCTGTCTCTTCTCCTTACAGGACCCCACTCCAGCTGCCACTCCTGAAGCACCCCCAGCGATCTCTACAGTGGTCCATGCCACAGATGAGGAAAAGCTGGCTGTCACTAGCCAGAAGTGGACGTGTATGACAGTGGACTTGGATGCTGACAAACAGGACTTCCCTCAGCCCTCGGACCTGTCTAACTTTGTAAATGAGACCAAATTCAATTCACCCTCAGAGGGTAAGCAACTCAGTGGCCAGCCAGACCCACACCTTGCCTTGGAGAATACTGTCCCTAGGGGGCAAAGAGCCAGAAAAGATACTTGCCAGCCAGGTAACCATTATCCGTGTGACAATCTGCACGCCTTCCCCTGTATGCAAAGCTATGGCTGGATAGCAGCTGTCCCTTGCCCCTACGATGCCTGCTGAGAATCAGACTAGAACCCTCTAACCCAGCTCCTGAACCCTCATTTGCTTGTTCTTGGCTGTATGGCTTAGATAACCTTTTGTAGCTCTGAAAGCCACCGATCCAAAGGAACATCTTTCACACTGATCTTTGACTGTAGGTCAACCCACCTCTGGGTCTTCTGGTGCCAACATTGTTCATGTCCCCCACAGGATGGGTGGCCATAATAGCTGCACATTTTAATCAAGCCTGGAGCCAGAGACTTaacaccccacacccacccctgctTGCTGATGAGAACTTGGTTGCTTTGGGAAGGTCCCAAGCACTTGTCTTATCTCGGTGTCTACCTTTATGCTGTGTGTTCAGTTTCTGCTTTCTCTCAGGTTGTTGGGTTTGAACGAGTCATATATCTTAGGGCTGGGGTGTCCTTATTTGGCAGAGTGCATCTGTGTATCCCTGCATAAACATTTTCCACTGCATAAACAGtgcatagtggcacacacatatactccaaGTAGtctggaaggtagagacaggagaactaGAGGCTCACCCTCCTTCCCCACCTTTGCCTGTCTCAGTCTTTGCCTGGAATCCACTCCTTTCCCTGCTTGCCCTTAATGCTTGATCTGGGGGCTCTTAAGACCATGATGAAGAAGTGTGTGCATTTCTTGTCCATCACTGGGCTGTTTGCTTACTGATTCCCTTCCATGTATCCACACTACTGTGAACATCATAGGAGCTGAAGATGGGTTTGAAGTCAAAGAAACGCAAGGCCAGAGCAGGTAAACAGTGGAGTGTTGGCTCAGTTGACCTCTGCAATGGCTGCCACCTCCATGAAGCACAGGGACCTGAGAAGGGAGAGAAGCCTAATGTCCCAGACACAACAGGATCATTTGGACACAAGTTTCTTACTGGCCACTTGGATAGCATCTCCAGTTTCCTGCTGGATCACCTCTCTTGTGCTAGATAAGAACCTTCTAAACGCCAGAAAAAAGCATTCAGAAGCCAGCTTGGGCTTGGTATGGAGAATGAACACATTTGATCTGGCCGTGTGTTGGTTATGAACTAAGACAGTTCACTAAACTCTTTGACAGTTGTTTCTGCAAAAATCCAGCaaatagagaagactgaaggagatgactcagtgggtcagAGTGCTTGCTATGTCAGTATGAGGACCTGCAGTCAAATCCCAAGAACCCCTGTAAAAGCCAGATGTGCAGGACAAGCATCTCATCACAGTCCTCTAGCAGAGAGGTGGGAACAGGGACAGGAGAGTCTCAGGAACCGTAATGGTCAGATGGTCTGCCATATTCatctagagaaaacaaaacaagaaaacccatCTCAAACAAGTTGAAGGCATAGTTGAAACTTGTCCTTTAATATCCATGCGTGCACTGTGTTGTGCACACacccatattcacacacatgaaaacatgaaattcacacacatgaatattcatatgcacacacatacatgtaatgtatatatgtgtgtgtatatgcatgtatatatatgtatatatgtgtgtgtacgcatgtatatatatgtatatatgtgtgtgtgtatatatatatatatatataaagagagagagtgagtgtgtgtgttcagcaAATAATATATCTAACTTTGAAACAAAACTCTCTTAAACCTACCCACTGAGAAAAATATCAGTAAAGATTTGGCAAGTGCCAATCTATTTTAGCTGTTGAATGACAGACTCCATCCACATGAAGACACCGGACCATGCCTTTGGGAGGCCTTGGCCCTGCTGTGTTCATCTCTGTGATGCACCCTGGATATAGAACCCCCTCATTAGGTCTTCTCTCTGGTTCCGCACATCAGACATCTGGGACACTGATGTGAATCTCAGAATGAATCAGTTCAGGGCTGCAGCTGTGGTCTGAGACTTCATCATACAGAAGTCACCAACCACAGGAAGAGGAAATACTGGGTTAGACATCATAATTACTATCTGAGTGCGCATTCACAACAATGGTAAATCTATAGGAGAGAGAAGTAAAGCAGGGACTGTTATTTTGCACACAGGGCTTCATTTTCTCTGAGCTCTGTGGTAGATCATGTAGTCCCCACTTTTAAGACTGAGGAAACAGAGGCTTAGCTCTGAGAGTGCCTGGCAAGCTCCGTGCATGCCAGGTCTGTGGTTTCATAGTTCTTTTCTGCTGTTGAGGTGAGGGCAGATCAGGCTTCCTGCTTTCATTTCTAGGATGAGGGTGTGAGCTAGTTCCTTCCTACCTGGGTGCACAAACATCTTTGAAGAGCTGCAAGTTGTCTTTGCTATTTTAAAACCCCAGAGGAAAGTAGTTTAGCAATTACCCACGGAGTTGCACTGTCTTGTTTGGGTTGAATGTCACCTTTCTGGGTTGTTTCCATAATCTCCTGGTGAGTACACACTCTGATTGACAGTTATGTATGCTCACCTGTTtaatgaatgcccttctcttctgcaCTGTTTGTAGGCATGGTAACGTGGAAACAAACCTGTTCTCTAAGGAGGAGAAGATTAGGAAACATTAGGCCAGCCTGTCTCTAGGACCTTACCCCTGCCTTAGGACCAGGAAACTCCGAGAGcagttgcttttattttgttctcaatgtatttatttttatttgtgtgtgaatatatacttatatgaGCTTATGTGCGTTGTGTATGTGCCCTTGGAATCCAGAGGATATTAGATCCCCAAAGGCTGGAGTAACAGGCCATTGTGAGCCTGTGTccagtgtgggtactgggaatcagacctcgtcctctggaagagtgttGCATattcttactgagccatctctgcagccctgcgTAATTGTTTTTAGACCCGGTGATCTGCATAGCCAGCTGGTGGTACCAACCCCCTATACACATCTGCTTTAGCTCCTTCTGCATCCAGCAGAGGGCAAGGTGTCCGTCTGGGTGGGTGCCATGTTTGTAGGTGAGTGTAGTCTTCTCATACTTCTCCAGGctctctgtccatccatctctcttttaaaaaataatcacttGTGTCAGAGGAACGTTGAATGAGCAACAGTAAGTCTGGTCGTCATTCTTCACATTTACACAGCTCATTGTAGGACTTCTGGGTTATACCTTGTCTTTTTGTAgttactgttttgtttggttttgattttcgagacagggtttctctgtgtagccttggctattccGGAaatagctctatagaccaggctggtctcaaacttacagagacccaccttcctctgcctctcaagtactgagcTTAAAGGCCAGTGCCACCACCACCTTGCCATTTTATCCAGGACAGCATGGTACTTGGTGTTTCATTTTGTCACTGTGTCAGTGAGTTCAGAGAAGGCTGGTCAGTTAATTTTGCTGGTCCTAGAAATGAAGACCCTTCGTCTTTTGCCTAGGGCATTCCCTAGCAAAGCTCTAGTGATCAGTTAGATCCTCTCTGTTTAGCCATACCCTAGTATTGGAGTAAGTCTCCAAAATGGTCCTTGGATATGAGAGGACTCTAAAAATAAGTATGGACCTCTTCAGTGTGGAATAGCCCTATGCTTCAGTGGCTCAGCCACTGAAGTTGTAAAGACATGAGCCACTTGGTACTAATGGTAGAACTCTTCCTGGCGTGGCCTGGCGTGGCCTGGGGCTAATTGCACTTGACTTTATCTGTGTGCCTACTCTGTGAGGTTTAGAATGTAAAGCAGATgagattttcttccctttttccctccctcccttccttccttccttccttccttccttccttccttccttccttccttccttcctccttccttctgtcaTTCCTTCTATcattccttccatccttccattcATGTATTAGGAAGGTACATAGGGCACTGTACATACTCTGCAAACattcccactgagctacatccccagcccattTTGAAACAAGTCTCCTtattaagttgcccaggctgcctttgaacctAACTGTGGCCCAGGAAGGCCTTGAACCCACATACTCTCTACCAAGTAACAGATTACAGGACCTCAAGAGAGATCCCTAAAACCGGCTTTACTGAGATATTCTCTCAGAATGTCAGACACACGCCTCAAAGCCACTGGTAGCACTGAGGGCAATGAGCATCCGACAAAGCAAAGCTGAAGGCGTTCTCGGGGGTCAGCGAGGGGCTGCTGATGTCCCTGTGGGGCTCTGCAGGTACAATACAGttcccagatgtctctgtggcatTTGTCTATGTGCAGCCTTTGAGAGTTAGGAGAAGGAGACCCGAAAGCACGTGTGCCTTCCAGACCTTGCTTTTGGGTCTGCCCATTGCTGACCTGTGTGTGGACACATGGCTTCGTTGCCTTGGGTCTCGTTCACATTTCCAAGGGCCAAAACTTCTACCAGCAGGAAGCTTACAGACTGAAAATAGCTGAACTGTGCCTCTCTAGGGGCTGGATCTGAGGACACCATCAGTGATGGCCCCTGAGTCCTCTGCTAGGTCAGGTCCTTCCATCTTCCCCCTGTACTCatcttgcctgtttgttttcagaGCTGGACTACAGAAACTCCTATGAAATTGAATACATGGAAAAGCTTGGCTCCTCCTTACCTGTGAGTTCATCCTATACACTGGCCTGGCAGAGGCTTCTGTGGGgtctccagcaaggctgcacagGGTCCCTCAGAGTTGCCCCATCACATAGAGATGCCAGTCCTCATTCCTAGGCTCATTGCTCCAGGCCTTGAAACACTAATATGACCCCCTTACTGATAACTCCTGGCTTCCCTTTTAGCCACACTTTGTACAGTCAGTACCCAGAGCCACCTGAGCTCTCTTACAGGCCTTCTGAACCGCAGCCCTGGTTATGGTGTCTGCTCATGGCCCTCCTGCCCAGCCAAGGAGAAAAGAAGCCATTTgtcatttctgtctctttctttggggtctgtcttagttacttttctgtcactgtgatgaaacacttaTGACCAAGGGAACCTGTAAAAGAGTTAATTTGGGCTTAGGTTCAAAGAGGCTCGGAGCCCATGACAGCAGATCAGAGGCACATCGTAAACCGCAAGCAAGAAGCAGTCTTTAAACTTTCGGAAGCCACCTCCAATAACACACCTTCCTCcggcaaggccacacctcctaaatctCCCAAACACCACCATTTgagggccaagtattcaaatgcccaagactggGGGACGTCTCATTTAAACCTCCACAGGCCCTAGTGACCATGCTCATCACTGGGGTCAGCACCGTCTGATACTCCAGTGTGAGGAACTGAGA from Arvicanthis niloticus isolate mArvNil1 chromosome 1, mArvNil1.pat.X, whole genome shotgun sequence carries:
- the Tacc2 gene encoding transforming acidic coiled-coil-containing protein 2 isoform X11, with the protein product MGGSQSLQPAPASDLNLEVSEAMSSDSEEAFETPESTTPVKAPPAPPPPPPEVTPEPEVIDPPAPEEPGCISEPVVVPDGPRSESVEGSPFRPSHSSSAVFDEDKPIASSGTYNLDFDSIELVDNFQSLEPCSADYKGQECKVSTRRKSTESVPPSKSTLSRSLSLQASDFDGASCPGSPEAGTLATDACGTGSNSASSTLKRTKKTRPPSLKKKQATKKPTETPPVKETQQEPDEESPVPSEEHLAPETKTESATPEGTGCTLSEESPLESTAVPTATCPLTLESTEDVSPPVSGGGRVQNSPPVGRKSVPLTTASEAVEVTLSDSGGQEDLPAKGLSVRLEFDYSEDKGSWESQQENAPPTKKIGKKPVAKMPLRRPKMKKTPEKLDNTPASPPRSPTEPSDTPIAKGTYTFDIDKWDDPNFNPFSSTSKMQESPKLSQQSYNFDPDACEESLDPFKASSKTPSSPSKSPASFEIPASTIEADGDGLNKPAKKKKTPLKTDTFRVKKSPKRSPLSDPPSQDPTPAATPEAPPAISTVVHATDEEKLAVTSQKWTCMTVDLDADKQDFPQPSDLSNFVNETKFNSPSEELDYRNSYEIEYMEKLGSSLPQDDDAPKKQALYLMFDTPQESPVKSPPVRMSDSPTPCSGSSFEDTEALVNAATKLQHPVTRGLASNQEPLLQVPEKSSQKELEAMALGTPAEAIEITAPEGAFASADALLSRLAHPASLCGALGYLEPDLAEKNPPVFAQKLQREAAHPPDVSISKTALYSCIGPTEVEKPPGLLFQQPDLDSALQVARAEVIAKEREVSEWRDKYEESRREVVEMRKIVAEYEKTIAQMIEDEQREKSISHQTVQQLVLEKEQALADLNSVEKSLADLFRRYEKMKEVLEGFRKNEEVLKKCAQEYLSRVKKEEQRYQALKVHAEEKLDRANAEIAQVRGKAQQEQAAYQASLRKEQLRVDALERTLEQKNKEIEELTKICDELIAKMGKS
- the Tacc2 gene encoding transforming acidic coiled-coil-containing protein 2 isoform X12 encodes the protein MGGSQSLQPAPASDLNLEVSEAMSSDSEEAFETPESTTPVKAPPAPPPPPPEVTPEPEVIDPPAPEEPGCISEPVVVPDGPRSESVEGSPFRPSHSSSAVFDEDKPIASSGTYNLDFDSIELVDNFQSLEPCSADYKGQECKVSTRRKSTESVPPSKSTLSRSLSLQASDFDGASCPGSPEAGTLATDACGTGSNSASSTLKRTKKTRPPSLKKKQATKKPTETPPVKETQQEPDEESPVPSEEHLAPETKTESATPEGTGCTLSEESPLESTAVPTATCPLTLESTEDVSPPVSGGGRVQNSPPVGRKSVPLTTASEAVEVTLSDSGGQEDLPAKGLSVRLEFDYSEDKGSWESQQENAPPTKKIGKKPVAKMPLRRPKMKKTPEKLDNTPASPPRSPTEPSDTPIAKGTYTFDIDKWDDPNFNPFSSTSKMQESPKLSQQSYNFDPDACEESLDPFKASSKTPSSPSKSPASFEIPASTIEADGDGLNKPAKKKKTPLKTDTFRVKKSPKRSPLSDPPSQDPTPAATPEAPPAISTVVHATDEEKLAVTSQKWTCMTVDLDADKQDFPQPSDLSNFVNETKFNSPSEELDYRNSYEIEYMEKLGSSLPQDDDAPKKQALYLMFDTPQESPVKSPPVRMSDSPTPCSGSSFEDTEALVNAATKLQHPVTRGLASNQEPLLQVPEKSSQKELEAMALGTPAEAIEIREAAHPPDVSISKTALYSCIGPTEVEKPPGLLFQQPDLDSALQVARAEVIAKEREVSEWRDKYEESRREVVEMRKIVAEYEKTIAQMIEDEQREKSISHQTVQQLVLEKEQALADLNSVEKSLADLFRRYEKMKEVLEGFRKNEEVLKKCAQEYLSRVKKEEQRYQALKVHAEEKLDRANAEIAQVRGKAQQEQAAYQASLRKEQLRVDALERTLEQKNKEIEELTKICDELIAKMGKS